The Streptomyces sp. NBC_01197 genome window below encodes:
- a CDS encoding ABC transporter ATP-binding protein, translated as MTVIATESLSKRFPRVTALDRLSLDIGPGVTGLVGSNGAGKSTLIKILLGLSPATEGRAAVLGLDVATSGAEIRERVGYMPEHDCLPPDVSATEFVVHMARMSGLPPTAARERTADTLRHVGLYEERYRPIGGYSTGMKQRVKLAQALVHDPQLVLLDEPTNGLDPVGRDDMLGLIRRVHTDFGISVLVTSHLLGELERTCDHVVVIDGGSLLRSSSTSDFTQSTATLAVEVTDSDAHPDGTRALRESLTAAGVTLHEGTEEGLPGAGHILLVEAAGEETYDLVRDTVTDLGLGLVRMEQRRHHIAEVFRTDQQNQSRDQQQNHPPAQPGQPKQEVQAR; from the coding sequence GTGACTGTGATCGCGACCGAAAGCCTGAGCAAGCGGTTCCCGAGGGTGACCGCGCTTGACCGGCTCTCCCTGGACATCGGACCCGGTGTGACCGGACTGGTGGGATCCAACGGAGCCGGCAAGTCCACGTTGATCAAGATCCTGCTGGGTCTGTCCCCCGCCACGGAAGGCCGGGCCGCCGTGCTCGGGCTCGATGTCGCCACCAGTGGCGCCGAAATCCGTGAGCGCGTCGGGTACATGCCCGAGCACGACTGCCTGCCACCCGATGTCTCGGCCACCGAGTTCGTCGTCCACATGGCGCGCATGTCCGGACTGCCGCCCACCGCCGCACGGGAGCGCACCGCCGACACGCTGCGCCACGTCGGCCTCTACGAAGAGCGCTACCGCCCCATCGGCGGCTACTCGACCGGTATGAAACAGCGTGTGAAGCTGGCCCAGGCGCTGGTCCACGACCCGCAGTTGGTGCTGCTCGACGAGCCGACGAACGGCCTGGACCCGGTCGGCCGCGACGACATGCTCGGGCTGATCCGCCGGGTCCACACCGACTTCGGCATCTCGGTCCTGGTCACATCGCACCTGCTCGGCGAGCTGGAGCGGACCTGCGACCACGTCGTCGTCATCGACGGCGGCTCGCTGCTGCGGTCCAGCTCCACCAGCGACTTCACGCAGAGCACCGCGACGCTGGCGGTCGAGGTCACCGACTCCGACGCCCATCCCGACGGGACTCGGGCGCTCCGCGAGTCGCTGACCGCGGCAGGTGTGACGCTGCACGAGGGCACGGAGGAGGGGCTGCCGGGCGCCGGACACATCCTGCTGGTCGAGGCGGCAGGCGAGGAGACGTACGACCTGGTCCGCGACACGGTCACCGACCTCGGGCTCGGCCTCGTACGGATGGAACAGCGCCGCCACCACATCGCGGAGGTCTTCCGCACCGACCAGCAGAACCAGTCACGGGACCAGCAGCAGAACCACCCGCCGGCCCAGCCCGGCCAGCCGAAGCAGGAGGTGCAGGCGCGATGA
- a CDS encoding M24 family metallopeptidase, translating into MASGVKATARWAGGPAARRGAQGSGEAARLRGFREVQTLAYACAEAVAAQLRPGVTEREAARMQREWLYRRGVRDWFHLPFAWFGDRTAFAGFRVPLQFFPTNRRLEAGMPFILDMAPVFRGFTADIGYSGCLGLNPVHDKLLADLEAHRDLILREVREKRALRTIYEDVERLMAAQGYANRHRAYPFGVIAHKVDEVKERRWSPHVFGFGTQSLKGLASDALHGHRDGWSPLWSPYKFSDHPPRAGLWAVEPHLGFRGRGAKFEEILVVTDSADPEQSAFWLDDDLPHVRRWAEEKAA; encoded by the coding sequence ATGGCCTCAGGGGTGAAAGCAACGGCGCGGTGGGCAGGGGGCCCGGCCGCACGGCGGGGCGCGCAGGGCAGCGGGGAGGCCGCGCGGCTGCGGGGGTTCAGAGAGGTGCAGACCCTCGCCTACGCCTGCGCGGAGGCTGTCGCCGCACAGCTCAGGCCAGGGGTGACCGAGCGCGAGGCGGCGCGGATGCAGCGCGAGTGGCTGTACCGGCGGGGTGTGCGGGACTGGTTCCACCTGCCGTTCGCCTGGTTCGGGGACCGGACCGCCTTCGCGGGGTTCAGGGTGCCGCTCCAGTTCTTCCCGACGAACCGGCGGCTCGAAGCCGGGATGCCGTTCATTCTCGACATGGCGCCTGTCTTCCGCGGCTTCACCGCCGATATCGGCTACTCCGGCTGCCTCGGCCTCAACCCCGTGCACGACAAGCTGCTCGCCGACCTGGAGGCCCACCGCGACCTCATCCTGCGGGAGGTCCGTGAGAAACGCGCGCTGCGCACGATCTACGAGGACGTGGAGCGGCTGATGGCCGCGCAGGGGTACGCGAACCGGCACCGCGCCTATCCGTTCGGTGTGATCGCCCACAAGGTCGACGAGGTCAAGGAACGCCGCTGGTCGCCCCATGTGTTCGGGTTCGGCACCCAGTCTCTGAAGGGCCTGGCGAGCGATGCGCTGCACGGCCACCGGGACGGCTGGTCGCCGCTGTGGAGTCCGTACAAGTTCTCCGACCACCCGCCCCGGGCGGGGCTGTGGGCGGTCGAGCCACACCTCGGATTCCGGGGCAGGGGCGCGAAGTTCGAGGAAATCCTGGTCGTCACCGACTCGGCCGATCCCGAGCAGAGCGCCTTCTGGCTGGACGACGATCTGCCGCATGTGCGGCGCTGGGCAGAGGAGAAGGCCGCATGA
- a CDS encoding FadR/GntR family transcriptional regulator: MALRAAGRHSLVDTVVQQLRDQLTDGEWSVGDRIPTEHDLAEQLGVGRNTVREAVRVLVHSGLLESRQGNGTFVRSTADPSAVLRTMGHAGVLDILELRVALETEAARLAAVRRDAADLDWLREALGALHEHGDRAADADLAFHLGVVEATHNATFAEVYRFFSTQMHESLVTALGDQQMPPIDITAHEALVDAIESGDPAAAEQAARALLQVPMDVVRRLVGR; encoded by the coding sequence ATGGCACTGCGTGCGGCAGGACGGCACTCCCTCGTGGATACCGTCGTCCAACAACTGCGGGACCAGCTGACCGACGGGGAGTGGTCCGTGGGCGACCGCATCCCCACCGAGCACGACCTCGCCGAACAGCTCGGCGTGGGACGTAACACCGTCCGCGAGGCGGTACGGGTCCTGGTGCACTCCGGGCTCCTGGAGTCCCGTCAGGGCAACGGCACCTTCGTACGCTCCACCGCCGACCCCTCCGCCGTGCTCCGCACGATGGGCCACGCGGGAGTGCTGGACATCCTGGAGCTGCGGGTCGCCCTGGAGACGGAGGCCGCCAGGCTGGCAGCCGTCCGCAGGGACGCGGCGGACCTCGACTGGCTGCGGGAAGCCCTCGGGGCCCTCCACGAGCACGGCGACCGGGCGGCCGACGCCGACCTCGCCTTCCACCTGGGGGTGGTCGAGGCCACGCACAACGCCACGTTCGCCGAGGTCTACCGCTTCTTCTCCACCCAGATGCATGAATCCCTGGTCACCGCACTCGGCGACCAGCAGATGCCGCCGATCGACATCACCGCCCACGAAGCCCTGGTCGACGCGATCGAGAGCGGTGACCCGGCAGCGGCGGAGCAGGCTGCCCGCGCCCTGCTCCAGGTACCGATGGACGTCGTCCGCCGACTGGTGGGCCGCTGA
- the pheA gene encoding prephenate dehydratase: protein MSATRFTYLGPEGTFTEAALRTLPEAATRELVPMVSVPAALDAVRTGEAAAALVPIENSVEGGVTATLDELSGGEPLMIYREVLLPIAFALLVRPGTKLSEVKTVTGHPVAQPQVRNWLRANLPEAVWESSASNADGARLVQEGRYDAAFAGEFAAATYGLEPLITEIHDAQNAETRFVLVGRPARPAAPTGADKTSVVVWQREDHPGALLEILQEFAVRGVNLMLLQSRPTGEGIGNYCFAIDAEGHIADRRVGEALMGLKRSCPEVRFLGSYPRAGVTAQDVRALRSGTSDAEFVAASDWLARSEDGRA from the coding sequence ATGTCAGCCACTCGCTTCACCTATCTGGGCCCCGAAGGCACGTTCACCGAGGCGGCCCTGCGCACCCTCCCCGAGGCCGCCACCCGCGAACTCGTCCCGATGGTGTCCGTACCTGCCGCGCTCGACGCGGTACGGACAGGGGAGGCCGCAGCGGCGCTCGTACCGATCGAGAACTCCGTCGAGGGCGGCGTCACGGCGACCCTCGACGAACTGTCGGGCGGCGAGCCGCTGATGATCTACCGCGAGGTGCTGCTGCCCATCGCCTTCGCGCTGCTGGTGCGGCCCGGCACGAAGCTGAGCGAGGTGAAGACGGTGACGGGGCACCCCGTCGCCCAGCCCCAGGTACGGAACTGGCTGCGGGCCAACCTCCCGGAGGCGGTGTGGGAGTCGTCCGCTTCCAACGCGGACGGCGCACGACTCGTACAGGAAGGCCGGTACGACGCGGCCTTCGCCGGTGAGTTCGCCGCCGCCACGTACGGGCTCGAACCGCTGATCACCGAGATCCACGACGCGCAGAACGCCGAGACGCGCTTCGTCCTGGTGGGGCGCCCCGCCCGGCCCGCGGCACCGACCGGCGCAGACAAGACGTCGGTGGTCGTCTGGCAGCGCGAGGACCATCCCGGCGCACTGCTCGAAATCCTTCAGGAGTTCGCGGTGCGGGGGGTCAACCTGATGCTGCTCCAGTCGCGGCCTACGGGTGAGGGCATCGGCAACTACTGCTTCGCCATCGACGCGGAGGGCCATATCGCGGACCGCCGGGTGGGCGAGGCGCTCATGGGGCTCAAGCGGAGCTGCCCGGAGGTGCGGTTCCTCGGTTCGTACCCGCGGGCCGGGGTGACGGCGCAGGACGTACGGGCGCTGCGGTCCGGGACGTCGGACGCGGAGTTCGTCGCGGCGTCGGACTGGCTGGCGCGCAGCGAGGACGGCCGGGCCTGA
- a CDS encoding CynX/NimT family MFS transporter, which translates to MSRPDLDQLLPDAEADVRPSREGTAARRALTAHPAVLFIGIVLASLNMRAALASVSPLIGEISSTFGLSSTASSLVTSVPVLFLGVGAMIAPWLARRFGTEVVLLCALVLLGVGILVRVLPSVFALYGGGVLAGTAIALLNVLMPGLIKRDFPDRAASMTSVYTGAMIGGATLCAAASVPLEKAFGNSWQASLAFWSLLAAVAAVAWLPQVLIARGRTGHEVRVTPAATGPARSIWRSALAWQVTLFMGLQSLWSYVLIAWMPTIFTDHGMSRSTAGVIFAFNNLIQVAGAFGVPLLAGRMRSQRPLIVLVTSMVAVGYAGLMIAPVSGAWLWSAVLGVGQGGAVGLALTLIVLRSGDAQTAARLSGMAQTVGYLLAAAGPLTAGAVYQATGSWTLPIALVLGVCAAALVVGLFAARDRKVQTVG; encoded by the coding sequence GTGTCCCGCCCGGACCTGGATCAACTGCTTCCCGACGCGGAGGCCGACGTCCGGCCGTCCCGCGAAGGGACCGCCGCACGGCGAGCCCTGACCGCACACCCCGCGGTGCTGTTCATCGGCATCGTGCTGGCGTCGCTCAACATGCGGGCGGCGCTGGCGAGCGTGTCACCTCTCATCGGCGAGATCAGCAGCACATTCGGCCTCTCGTCGACGGCGTCGAGCCTGGTCACCTCCGTACCGGTGCTGTTCCTCGGAGTCGGCGCGATGATCGCCCCCTGGCTGGCCCGCCGATTCGGTACCGAAGTGGTGCTGCTGTGCGCGCTGGTCCTGCTCGGGGTCGGCATTCTCGTCCGGGTCCTGCCGTCCGTGTTCGCCCTGTACGGCGGCGGAGTGCTGGCCGGCACCGCGATAGCCCTGCTGAACGTCCTGATGCCGGGTCTGATCAAGCGGGACTTCCCGGACCGGGCCGCGTCGATGACCTCGGTCTACACAGGCGCGATGATCGGCGGCGCCACCCTCTGCGCAGCGGCCTCGGTCCCGCTGGAGAAGGCGTTCGGAAACAGCTGGCAGGCGTCGCTGGCCTTCTGGTCGCTGCTGGCCGCGGTCGCCGCCGTGGCGTGGCTGCCGCAGGTGCTGATCGCCCGCGGCCGTACCGGCCACGAGGTGCGCGTCACGCCGGCGGCTACTGGACCGGCCAGGAGCATCTGGCGCTCGGCGCTGGCCTGGCAGGTCACCCTGTTCATGGGCCTCCAGTCGCTCTGGTCGTACGTGCTGATCGCCTGGATGCCGACGATCTTCACCGACCACGGGATGAGCCGTTCGACAGCGGGCGTGATCTTCGCGTTCAACAACCTGATCCAGGTCGCCGGCGCCTTCGGCGTACCGCTGCTGGCCGGCCGTATGCGCAGCCAGCGCCCGCTGATCGTGCTGGTCACGTCGATGGTGGCTGTCGGCTACGCGGGCCTGATGATCGCCCCGGTGTCGGGGGCCTGGCTGTGGTCGGCGGTGCTGGGTGTCGGGCAGGGCGGCGCGGTGGGGCTGGCCCTGACACTGATCGTGCTGCGGTCGGGCGACGCACAGACGGCGGCGCGGCTGTCCGGGATGGCGCAGACGGTCGGTTACCTGCTCGCGGCGGCCGGCCCGCTGACGGCCGGCGCCGTGTACCAGGCGACGGGCAGCTGGACCCTGCCGATCGCCCTGGTACTCGGGGTGTGCGCGGCGGCCTTGGTGGTGGGCTTGTTCGCGGCTCGGGACAGGAAGGTCCAGACCGTCGGGTAA
- the efeB gene encoding iron uptake transporter deferrochelatase/peroxidase subunit, giving the protein MNDISRRRLLGTAGAVGAGGLVVGAAGGAAAHAAAESAPATALTSVGSTEVAFHSSGKTTRSAHQAGIITPAQSTGYLIAFDLAAGAGRAQAAALLRRWSASTQRMMAGEPTGDDTGIALDAGPSSLTVTFGFGQSFFSRTGLTAQRPTQLDPLPDFSSDHLDAKRSNGDLWVQIGANDPLVAFHALRALQNEAGSAARVRWQMNGFNRSPGATAKPMTVRNLMGQVDGTGNPKPSDSDFDRRIFVPAGGGKGAGAQPEWMAGGSYAVVRRIRMLLDDWEKLPLGKQEQVIGRRKKDGAPLTGGTETTAMNLTKVGPDGKFVIPDNAHARISAPEQNGGAALLRRTFSYHDGIGQDGTPDAGLLFVCWQADPAQGFVPVQRKLDRGDALSTFIRHESSGLFAVPGAAGPGEYVGQRLLEGH; this is encoded by the coding sequence ATGAACGACATCTCCAGGAGGCGGCTGCTCGGGACCGCGGGCGCTGTGGGCGCGGGTGGCCTCGTGGTGGGCGCCGCCGGCGGAGCCGCTGCGCACGCCGCAGCCGAGTCGGCTCCGGCGACCGCGCTGACGAGCGTCGGCTCGACCGAGGTGGCCTTCCACAGCTCGGGGAAGACCACCAGGTCCGCGCACCAGGCGGGCATCATCACACCCGCCCAGTCCACCGGGTATCTGATCGCCTTCGACCTGGCAGCCGGCGCCGGCCGCGCCCAGGCCGCTGCGCTGCTGCGCCGCTGGTCGGCGAGTACACAGCGGATGATGGCGGGCGAGCCGACCGGCGACGACACCGGGATCGCGCTCGACGCCGGTCCGTCCTCCCTCACGGTCACCTTCGGCTTCGGACAGTCCTTCTTCAGCCGTACAGGACTGACCGCGCAGCGCCCCACCCAGCTCGACCCGCTGCCGGACTTCTCCTCCGACCACCTGGACGCCAAGCGCAGCAACGGCGATCTGTGGGTGCAGATCGGCGCCAACGACCCGCTCGTCGCCTTCCACGCTCTGCGCGCACTCCAGAACGAAGCGGGTTCGGCGGCCCGGGTCCGCTGGCAGATGAACGGTTTCAACCGCTCCCCCGGCGCGACCGCCAAGCCGATGACCGTCCGCAATCTGATGGGCCAGGTCGACGGAACGGGGAACCCCAAACCCTCGGACAGCGACTTCGACCGGCGCATCTTCGTCCCGGCGGGCGGCGGCAAGGGCGCGGGCGCGCAGCCGGAGTGGATGGCGGGCGGCTCGTACGCCGTCGTACGCCGGATCCGGATGCTCCTCGACGACTGGGAGAAGCTCCCGCTGGGGAAGCAGGAGCAGGTCATCGGGCGGCGGAAGAAGGACGGCGCCCCGCTGACCGGAGGCACCGAGACGACCGCCATGAATCTGACCAAAGTCGGCCCGGACGGCAAGTTCGTCATCCCGGACAACGCCCATGCCCGGATCTCGGCCCCCGAACAGAACGGCGGTGCCGCGCTGCTGCGGCGCACCTTCTCGTACCACGACGGGATCGGCCAGGACGGCACACCGGACGCCGGGCTGCTCTTCGTCTGCTGGCAGGCCGATCCGGCACAAGGCTTCGTACCGGTGCAGCGGAAGCTCGACCGCGGCGACGCGCTGTCCACGTTCATCCGGCACGAGTCCAGCGGACTCTTCGCGGTACCCGGGGCGGCCGGACCCGGCGAGTACGTGGGCCAGCGACTCCTCGAAGGCCACTGA
- the serS gene encoding serine--tRNA ligase, with product MIDLRLLREDPDRVRASQRARGEDVALVDALLSADERRRSSGLRFDELRSEQKTLGKLIPKASGDEKAELLKKTGQLAAAVKAADAEQNEADEETKRLLLQLGNLVHPDVPVGGEEDFTVLETHGIIRDFAAEGFEPKDHLELGEALRAIDTERGAKVSGSRFYYMTGIGALLELALVNAAIAQATEAGFIPMLTPALVRPRAMEGTGFLGQAAENVYHLEKDDYYLVGTSEVPLAAYHMDEIIDAGELPLRYAGFSPSYRREAGTYGKDTRGIFRVHQFNKVEMFSYVHPDDAAAEHQRLLEWEKQWLTSLELPFQVIDVATGDLGASASRKFDCEAWIPTQGKYRELTSASNCDGFQARRLSVRMRDGKKVQPLSTLNGTLCAVPRTIVAILENHQLADGSVRVPPVLRPYLGGRETLEPASK from the coding sequence GTGATTGACCTTCGCCTGCTCCGTGAGGACCCCGACCGTGTTCGCGCCTCCCAGCGCGCCCGTGGAGAGGACGTCGCCCTCGTCGACGCCCTGCTCTCCGCCGACGAGCGGCGCAGGTCGTCCGGACTCCGGTTCGACGAACTCCGCTCCGAGCAGAAGACGCTCGGCAAGCTGATCCCCAAGGCCTCGGGAGACGAGAAGGCCGAGCTGCTCAAGAAGACGGGGCAGCTCGCAGCCGCCGTCAAGGCGGCCGACGCCGAGCAGAACGAGGCCGACGAGGAGACCAAGCGCCTGCTGCTCCAACTCGGCAACCTGGTCCACCCGGACGTGCCGGTCGGCGGCGAGGAGGACTTCACCGTCCTGGAGACGCACGGGATCATCCGCGACTTCGCGGCCGAGGGCTTCGAGCCCAAGGACCACCTGGAGCTCGGCGAGGCCCTGCGGGCCATCGACACCGAGCGCGGCGCGAAGGTGTCGGGCTCGCGCTTCTACTACATGACGGGCATCGGCGCGCTGCTCGAACTGGCGCTGGTCAACGCGGCGATCGCGCAGGCCACCGAGGCGGGGTTCATCCCGATGCTGACACCGGCGCTGGTCCGCCCGCGCGCCATGGAGGGCACGGGATTCCTCGGCCAGGCCGCCGAGAACGTCTACCACCTGGAGAAGGACGACTACTACCTGGTCGGCACCTCCGAGGTCCCGCTCGCCGCGTACCACATGGACGAGATCATCGACGCCGGTGAACTGCCGCTGCGGTACGCGGGGTTCTCGCCCAGCTACCGCCGCGAGGCCGGCACGTACGGGAAGGACACCCGGGGCATTTTCCGGGTGCACCAGTTCAACAAGGTCGAGATGTTCTCGTACGTGCACCCCGACGACGCGGCCGCCGAGCACCAGCGGCTCCTGGAGTGGGAGAAGCAGTGGCTTACCAGCCTTGAGCTGCCCTTCCAGGTGATCGACGTGGCGACCGGTGACCTGGGGGCGTCGGCCTCCAGGAAGTTCGACTGCGAAGCGTGGATCCCGACGCAGGGCAAGTACCGCGAGCTGACGTCGGCGTCCAACTGCGACGGTTTCCAGGCTCGGCGCCTGTCGGTCCGGATGCGCGACGGCAAGAAGGTCCAGCCGCTGTCGACGCTCAACGGCACGCTCTGCGCCGTGCCGCGCACCATCGTGGCGATCCTGGAGAACCACCAGCTCGCCGACGGCTCCGTCCGGGTCCCGCCGGTGCTGCGGCCCTACCTCGGCGGACGAGAGACTCTGGAGCCCGCGTCCAAGTGA
- a CDS encoding ABC transporter ATP-binding protein, with product MTTINIDHTSRWFGNVVAVNDITMTVGPGVTGLLGPNGAGKSTLINMMGGFLAPSTGTVTLDGEPIWRNENVYRQIGIVPEREGMYDFLTGREFVVANAELHGLDERAAQQALATVEMEPAQDRKIATYSKGMRQRVKMASALVHNPSVLLLDEPFNGMDPRQRMQLMELLRQMGAEGRTVLFSSHILEEVEQLASHIEVIVAGRHAASGDFRRIRRLMTDRPHRYLVRSSDDRALAAALIADPSTAGIEVDVTEGALRIQAVDFGRFTALLPRVARENGIRLLTVSPSDESLESVFSYLVAA from the coding sequence GTGACCACGATCAACATCGACCACACCTCGCGCTGGTTCGGCAACGTGGTGGCGGTCAACGACATCACCATGACCGTCGGCCCCGGCGTGACCGGGCTTCTCGGCCCCAACGGCGCAGGCAAGTCCACCCTCATCAACATGATGGGCGGATTCCTCGCCCCGTCGACCGGCACGGTGACACTCGACGGCGAGCCGATCTGGCGGAACGAGAACGTCTACCGGCAGATCGGGATCGTGCCGGAGCGGGAGGGGATGTACGACTTCCTCACCGGCCGCGAATTCGTCGTCGCCAACGCCGAACTGCACGGCCTCGACGAGCGCGCCGCGCAACAGGCGCTCGCCACCGTCGAGATGGAGCCCGCGCAGGACCGCAAGATCGCGACGTACAGCAAGGGCATGCGGCAGCGCGTGAAGATGGCGTCCGCCCTCGTCCACAACCCCAGCGTGCTGCTGCTCGACGAGCCCTTCAACGGCATGGACCCGCGCCAGCGCATGCAGCTGATGGAGCTGCTGCGGCAGATGGGCGCGGAGGGCCGCACGGTGCTCTTCTCCTCGCACATCCTGGAAGAGGTCGAGCAACTGGCCTCGCACATCGAGGTGATCGTGGCGGGACGGCATGCCGCGTCCGGTGACTTCCGCCGGATCCGCCGGCTGATGACGGACCGGCCGCACCGCTATCTCGTACGGTCCAGCGACGACCGGGCCCTCGCCGCCGCGCTGATCGCCGACCCGTCGACGGCCGGTATCGAGGTGGACGTCACGGAGGGCGCGCTGCGCATCCAGGCGGTCGACTTCGGCCGGTTCACGGCGCTGCTGCCGCGCGTCGCCCGTGAAAACGGCATCCGGCTCCTCACCGTCTCGCCGTCGGACGAGTCCCTGGAGTCGGTCTTCTCGTACCTCGTAGCGGCCTGA
- a CDS encoding ABC transporter permease: MSTETSQIHNIGYRNYDGQRLGRAYARRSLFAQSLRGAYGLGRSAKSKVLPMILFAVMCVPAAIIVAVAVATKAKDLPLDYTRYAILTQAVIGLYLAAQAPQAVSRDLRFKSIPLYFSRPIERVDYVIAKYAAMASALFILTGAPLVILYIGSLLAKLDFAHQTEGFGQGLVSVALLSVLFSGIALVVAALTPRRGFGVAAVIAVLTITYGAVSTVQAIAFNQDAAGAVTWLGLFSPITLIDGVQTAFLGASSAFPGGAGPGAGAGVVYVLVVLALIAGSYAVLMRRYRKVGL, from the coding sequence ATGAGTACCGAGACCAGTCAGATCCACAACATCGGATACCGGAACTACGACGGACAGCGCCTGGGCCGCGCCTACGCCCGCCGCTCGCTCTTCGCGCAGTCGCTGCGCGGCGCCTACGGTCTGGGCCGCTCGGCCAAGTCCAAGGTGCTGCCGATGATCCTCTTCGCGGTGATGTGCGTGCCCGCGGCGATCATCGTCGCGGTGGCCGTGGCGACCAAGGCCAAGGACCTGCCGCTCGACTACACCCGGTACGCCATCCTCACCCAGGCCGTCATCGGGCTGTATCTCGCCGCGCAGGCCCCGCAGGCCGTCTCCCGCGATCTGCGCTTCAAGTCCATCCCGCTGTACTTCTCCCGGCCCATCGAGCGCGTCGACTACGTCATCGCCAAGTATGCGGCGATGGCCTCGGCCCTCTTCATCCTGACCGGGGCACCCCTGGTGATCCTCTACATCGGTTCGCTGCTCGCCAAACTCGATTTCGCCCACCAGACCGAGGGATTCGGCCAGGGGTTGGTCTCCGTCGCGCTGCTCTCGGTGCTCTTCTCCGGCATCGCGCTGGTGGTCGCCGCGCTCACCCCGCGCCGCGGCTTCGGGGTCGCCGCGGTCATCGCCGTACTGACCATCACGTACGGAGCGGTCTCCACGGTGCAGGCCATCGCCTTCAACCAGGACGCCGCAGGAGCCGTCACCTGGCTCGGGCTCTTCTCCCCGATCACGCTGATCGACGGCGTGCAGACCGCGTTCCTCGGCGCCTCCTCCGCCTTCCCGGGCGGGGCAGGCCCGGGAGCGGGTGCCGGCGTGGTCTATGTGCTCGTCGTTCTCGCGCTCATCGCCGGCTCGTACGCCGTCCTGATGCGCCGCTACCGGAAGGTCGGGCTGTGA
- a CDS encoding ABC transporter permease, protein MYNPTVARLTYRALLGRRRAAILFVLPALLIVIAAAVRTFSGADDQVAADVLGGFAMATMVPLIGVIAGTGAIGPEIDDGSIVYLLAKPVKRPTIIFTKLIVAIAVTMAFSAIPTLIAGLILNGNGQQIAIAYTVAALVASIAYASVFLLLGTVTRHAVVAGLVYALVWEGLFGNLVPGARTLSIQQWALALAEKIGAPGAVSSDVGLPLAVVLLAGVTVLATWYAGQKLRRLTLAGEE, encoded by the coding sequence ATGTACAACCCCACAGTCGCCCGGCTCACCTACCGGGCCCTGCTCGGCCGCCGCCGGGCCGCCATCCTGTTCGTACTGCCCGCGCTGCTGATCGTGATCGCGGCCGCGGTACGCACCTTCAGCGGCGCCGACGACCAGGTCGCCGCCGATGTGCTCGGCGGGTTCGCCATGGCCACGATGGTGCCGCTGATCGGTGTCATCGCGGGTACGGGTGCGATCGGCCCGGAGATCGATGACGGTTCGATCGTCTATCTGCTGGCCAAACCGGTGAAGCGCCCCACGATCATCTTCACGAAGCTCATCGTGGCGATCGCCGTGACGATGGCGTTCTCCGCGATTCCGACCCTGATCGCGGGCCTCATCCTCAACGGCAACGGCCAGCAGATCGCGATCGCCTACACGGTCGCCGCGCTGGTCGCGTCCATCGCGTACGCCTCGGTCTTCCTCCTCCTGGGCACGGTAACCCGGCACGCGGTCGTCGCCGGGCTGGTCTACGCCCTGGTCTGGGAGGGCCTGTTCGGCAACCTGGTGCCGGGCGCGCGCACGCTGAGCATCCAGCAGTGGGCGCTCGCCCTGGCGGAGAAGATCGGCGCGCCGGGTGCGGTCAGCTCGGACGTCGGACTGCCCCTGGCCGTGGTTCTGCTGGCGGGCGTCACCGTGCTCGCCACCTGGTACGCGGGCCAGAAACTGCGAAGGCTGACGCTGGCCGGCGAGGAGTGA
- a CDS encoding HAD family hydrolase, with protein sequence MTTPALPYRLIATDLDGTLLRDDGSVSERTRAALAGATAAGAAHIIVTGRAVPWTRDILDSLGYEGLAVCAQGAQVYHAGEHRLLTSVTLDRKLAAVALAKIETETGPLALAASRDGLDGEVLVSADYRVNEGPLPVARFDERDELWSAPINKVYIQHPELSDDALAESARQSVGNLVDVVMAGEGVVEILPPGLSKATGLSLAARRLKLTAADTIAFGDMPNDIPMFGWAAHGVAMANAHSSLKAVADEVTTSNEDDGIAVALERLLQG encoded by the coding sequence GTGACGACCCCTGCGCTGCCCTACCGGCTGATCGCCACCGACCTCGACGGCACGCTGCTGCGTGACGACGGTTCGGTCTCCGAGCGCACCCGGGCCGCACTCGCCGGGGCCACCGCGGCGGGGGCGGCGCACATCATCGTCACGGGGCGGGCGGTTCCGTGGACCCGCGACATCCTCGACAGCCTCGGTTACGAGGGCCTCGCGGTGTGTGCGCAGGGGGCGCAGGTCTACCACGCGGGTGAGCACCGGCTGCTCACCTCCGTCACCCTGGACCGCAAGCTGGCCGCCGTCGCGCTCGCCAAGATCGAGACGGAGACCGGACCGCTGGCGCTGGCCGCGAGCCGGGACGGTCTCGACGGCGAGGTGCTGGTGAGCGCGGACTACCGGGTCAATGAGGGTCCGCTTCCCGTGGCTCGGTTCGACGAACGGGACGAGCTGTGGTCCGCGCCGATCAACAAGGTCTACATACAGCACCCGGAGCTGAGCGACGACGCGCTTGCGGAGAGCGCTCGGCAGTCCGTGGGGAACCTGGTGGACGTGGTCATGGCGGGTGAGGGCGTGGTCGAGATCCTGCCGCCCGGGCTGAGCAAGGCGACGGGTCTGTCACTGGCGGCCCGGCGCCTGAAGCTCACGGCCGCGGACACGATCGCCTTCGGGGACATGCCCAACGACATCCCGATGTTCGGCTGGGCGGCGCACGGGGTGGCGATGGCCAACGCCCACAGCTCCCTGAAGGCCGTGGCGGACGAGGTCACCACGTCCAACGAGGACGACGGCATCGCTGTGGCGCTGGAACGGCTGCTCCAGGGCTGA